In Notamacropus eugenii isolate mMacEug1 chromosome 1, mMacEug1.pri_v2, whole genome shotgun sequence, one genomic interval encodes:
- the SMIM26 gene encoding small integral membrane protein 26: MQALASTVWYRRMSLVYLIGAWTTVGSIFLSAWKRKEALAKVDEDLAKEESLKDKDSAEKPEPKRGFYVETIVTYKENFVPYTTRLYNYWKSWSNGPGPSE, translated from the exons ATGCAGGCTCTCGCGTCCACCGTCTGGTACCGGCGGATGTCCTTAGTCTATCTCATCGGGGCTTGGACCACGGTGGGCTCCATCTTCCTCTCAGcctggaagagaaaggaggcCTTAG ctaAAGTAGATGAAGATTTAGCCAAAGAAGAATCACTTAAAGACAAAGACTCTGCTGAGAAGCCTGAACCCAAAAGAGGATTTTATGTGGAAACAATTGTGACCTACAAAGAAAATTTTGTGCCATATACTACTAGGCTCTACAACTACTGGAAGTCATGGAGTAATGGTCCTGGTCCATCAGAATGA